Within the Oncorhynchus clarkii lewisi isolate Uvic-CL-2024 unplaced genomic scaffold, UVic_Ocla_1.0 unplaced_contig_6095_pilon_pilon, whole genome shotgun sequence genome, the region cacatcctcatcagtcactactaaccctctgttctctacacatcctcatcagtcactactaaacCTCCGttctcctctacacatcctcatcagtcactactaaccctctgttctcctctacacatcctcatcagtcactactaaccctctgttctcctctacgcatcctcatcagtcactactaaccctccgttctcctctacacatcctcatcagtcactactaaccctctgttctcctctacacatcctcatcagttaCTACTAACCCTCCGTTCTCTACActtcctcatcagtcactactaaccctccgttctcctctacacatcctcatcagtcactactaaccctctgttctcctctacacatcctcatcagtcactactaaccctctgttctcctctacacaacctcatcagtcactactaaccctctgttctcctctacacatcctcatcagttaCTACTAACCCTCCgttctctacacatcctcatcagtcactactaaccctccgttctcctctacacatcctcatcagtcactactaaccctctggtctctacacatcctcatcagtcaatactaaccctctgttctcctctacacatcctcatcagtcactactaaccctctgttctctacacatcctcatcagtcactactaaccctctgttctcctctacgcatcctcatcagtcactactaaccctccgttctcctctacacatcctcatcagtcactactaaccctctgttctcctctacacatcctcatcagtcactactaaccctctgttctctacacatcctcatcagtcactactaaccctccgttctcctctacacatcctcatcagtcactactaaccctctgttctctacacatcctcatcagtcacaactaactctctgttctcctctacacatcctcatcagtcactactaaccctctgttctctacacatcctcatcagtcaccatggccttttgcctttacctcccttatctcacctcatttgctcacattgtatataggctcatttttctactgtattattgactgtatgtttgttttactccatgtgtaactctgtgttgttgtgttatgtgtcaaactgcttcgctttatcttggccacgtcgcagttgtaaatgagaacttgttctcaacttgcctacctggttaaatttagaaaaaataaataaataaagtcactactaaccctctctTCTTGCCCTTCTCTGACATCGCGTCCTTTTCTATCTCGGGCGTCTCCTTGGCGACAGATGGTTCCTTTTCCTTCTCTTCCTGCTCCTTCTTACTGGCCGACTTCTTCAGAACCTCAAACTCAGAGTCCGGCTCCACCTCCAGAACCTCGTCCTCGTGGATGGTCAACGTGCGGGTCAGCGGCGTGGTCCCGGCTGTGATCTTGAAGACCTCGTCAAACTCCACGGGCATGCTCAGGCGGAGGAACAGCATGTCAGTGTTGGCATTCTGGGAGCCGAACGTCTTGTGGGTCAGCTTCAGGCAGGGAGCGCTGTCCACTGTCCCGTCCACGCGGGACacctggagggggagagaagaagagtaaagaatagagaagaagagcaacgaagagagaagaagagagaagaagaagagcgaagaagagcgaggaggagagaagaagagagaagaagagcgaAGAAGAGCAacgaagagagaagaagagagaagaagagcgaagaagagcgaggaggagagaagaagagagaagaagagcgaAGAAGAGGAGAGCTCCATGAACAACAGTGACAGGGAAATACTGGATAACTCCTAGATCACTAAAGAAATCTCCGGTCTCCTCACTAGAATCTCCTGCTAACTGTATTCCCTGCAAATGCCAAGTATCACTTACTATTGTTGAGTATCTCAAGTCATACCTACCAGCAATCAACATACTCTGGAAGTATCATATTTCTACAATGGATTACTGAATACATGTAGCTTCTACTGTATATAAGAAGCATTTGAAACAGAGCACTTCAGTCGCATTTCATTTTAGAGGTCCAGTACAGTAACACAATGTGGCGGGATgattccctctctatctctaactGAATAAGGATGATTCCCTCTCTATCGCTAACTAACTAAGGATGATTCCCTCTCTATTGCTAACTAACTAAGGATgattccctctctatctctaactAACTAAGGATGATTCCCTCTCTATCGCTAACTAACTAAGGATGATTCCCTCTCTATCCCTAACTGAATAAGGATGATTCCCTCTCTAAATAAAGCCGAAAGAATCTTGAAATGCATTTGATGTAAGAAACGTGCTatataaataaagtttgatttgatttcaataaGTTAGATTTCAATAAATTAGACTCAACGAACCCTGTCAGATACAGGATACCCCAAATCGTATTATCCTGGTCATTAAGTCAACTACCACAATGTATTGGTGGGTAGTAGGTCAGTACCTAAATGTGTTGGTTGTTATTGGGTCAGTACTTCAAGGTGTTGGTGGTTATTGGGTCTGTACCTCAAGGTGTTGGTGGTTATTGGGTCAGTACCACAATGTGTTGGTTGTTATTGGGTCAGTATCTCAATGTGTTGGTTGTTATTGGGTCAGTACCTCAAGGCGTTGGTGGTTATTGGGTCTGTACCTCAAGGTGTTGGTGGTTATTGGGTCAGTACCACAATGTGTTGGTGGTTATTGGGTCAGTACCACAATGTGTTGGTGGTTATTGGGTCAGTACCACAATGTGTTGGTGGTTATTGGGTCAGTACCTCAATGTGTTGGTGGTTATTGGGTCAGCACCTCAATGTGTTGGTGGTTATTGGGTCAGTACCTCAATGTGTTGGTGGTTTTTGGGTCAGTACCACAATGTGTTGGTGGTTATTGGGTCAGTACCACAATGTGTTGGTGGTTATTGGGTCAGTACCACAATGTGTTGGTGGTTATTGGGTCAGTACCTCAATGTGTTGGTGGTTATTGGGTCAGTACCTCAATGTGTTGGTGGTTTTCTGGGTCAGTACCTCAATGTGTTGGTGGTTTTTGGGTCAGTACCTCAATGTGTTGGTGGTTTTCTGGGTCAGTACCTCAATGTGTTGGTGGTTAGTTGGCACAGGGGCGAACTGTGGCAGGCTCTTGCTGAACCACATGGTAATGTCTCTCTTCATGTTGATGGCAAATGGTTCGAAGCCCTCCTGGAGACCACAGATGGCGAAGTAGCGCAGACTGCTGACGTTCTGACCCAGGTTGATCCTGCCCACCTGGGACAGGCCCAGGGTGCACACTGGGATGAAGCCTgaagaggtagaagaggagagttgggTTCACTACAGCAGTGCACTACATTacaccagggcccacagggaagTGGAGCTGCAGGAGAGTTcatttgaccaaggcccatagggaagTGGAACTTCCCTTCAGGTTCTGAAGCAGGTCCTGGAGATCTATAGTGCATTCAGCATTTTATTCTGGCCCAGCACTGGTGCACCTGGTTTAACCAATCAACTAATGGTTGAACCTTCTGTGTTACTGCTTTAATGGAACCATGCGGGTTCCTGCTGCACACCCATGAGCTCCCCAGACATATAGAGCCTGTATTAAACCACCCTGTAGCTCCCCAGACATATAGAGCCTGTATTAAACCACCCTGTAGCTCCCCAGACATATAGAGCCTGTATTAAACCACCCTGTAGTTCCCCAGACATATAGGgcctgtattaaaccacccattaGTTCCCCAGACCCATAGAgcctgtattaaaccacccattaGTTCCCCAGACCCATAGAgcctgtattaaaccacccattaGTTCCCCAGACCCATAGAgcctgtattaaaccacccattaGTTCCCCAGACCTATAGAGCCTATATTAAACCACCCATTAGTTCCCCAGACCTATAGAgcctgtattaaaccacccattaGTTCCCCAGACCTATAGAgcctgtattaaaccacccattaGTTCCCCAGACCCATAGAgcctgtattaaaccacccattaGTTCCCCAGACCTATAGAGtctgtattaaaccacccattaGTTCCCCAGACCCATAGAgcatgtattaaaccacccattaGTTCCCCAGACCTGTAGAgcctgtattaaaccacccattaGTTCCCCAGACCTATAGAgcctgtattaaaccacccattaGTTCCCCAGACATATAGAGCCTGTATTAAACCATCCTGTAGTTCCCCAGACATATAGGgcctgtattaaaccacccattaGTTCCCCAGACCCATAGAgcctgtattaaaccacccattaGTTCCCCAGACCTGTAGAgcctgtattaaaccacccattaGTTCCCCAGACCTATAGAGCCTGTATTAAACCACCCTGTAGTTCCCCAGACATATAGAGCCTGTATTAAACCACCCTGTAGTTCCCCAGACATATAGGgcctgtattaaaccacccattaGTTCCCCAGACCCATAGAgcctgtattaaaccacccattaGTTCCCCAGACCTGTAGAgcctgtattaaaccacccattaGTTCCCCAGACCTATAGAgcctgtattaaaccacccattaGTTCCCCAGACCTATAGAGCCTGTATTAAACCATCCTGCAGCTCCCCAGACCTATAGAgcctgtattaaaccacccattaGTTCCCCAGACCTATAGAGCCTGTATTAAACCATCCTGTAGCTCCCCAGACATATAGGgcctgtattaaaccacccattaGTTCCCCAGACCCATAGAGCCTGTATTAAACCACCCTGTAGTTCCCCAGACCTATAGAGCCTGTATTAAACCACCCTGTAGTTCCCCAGACCCATAGAgcctgtattaaaccacccattaGTTCCCCAGACCCATAGAgcctgtattaaaccacccattaGTTCCCCAGACCCATAGAgcctgtattaaaccacccatgAGCTCCCCAGACCTATAGAGCCTGTATTAAACCATCCTGCAGCTCCCCAGACCTATAGAGCCTGTATTAAACCACCCTGTAGTTCCCCAGACCCATAGAgcctgtattaaaccacccattaGTTCCCCAGACCCATAGAgcctgtattaaaccacccattaGTTCCCCAGACCCATAGAgcctgtattaaaccacccatgAGCTCCCCAGACCTATAGAGCCTGTATTAAACCATCCTGCAGCTCCCCAGACCCATAGAGCCTGTATTAAACCACCCTGTAGTTCCCCAGATCCCTACATGGTATTGAACCACGACAACACCACTATTACCTTCTCCTATCTCGATGTCCTTAAAAGCCATGTCCGAGCCAGAGTCGCTGATGAGCATCTCTCCGTTCAGGGTGAACATGATGTTTTGTTCGGTCAGGTCGATCATACACCCCACCACGTCACCCGACTGCCACTGGCGACCAAACGGGTCATTACCCACGTGCCAGCGCTGGGCCTGGAGGGACAAACAAACTCCAGGTTAGATAAATAAAAGTTATATAAATATGAAACTATGaataagtaaaataaaataaaacacattgGTTTggtaaaacatttgtaaaaaaaactaaacatgtCTTGACTAATGGTaagtgccttcataaagtatagGAATACAGCTACACATGAATACAGCTCGTATGTTTTCATCATGAGTTTGGGCGAGAGACAGTAACTCGTATGCTTTCATCATTAGTTTGGGCGAGAGACAGTAACTCGTATGCTTTCATCATTAGTTTGGGCGAGAGACAGTAACTCGTATGCTTTCATCATTAGTTTGGGCGAGAGACATAACTCGTATGCTTTCATCATTAGTTTGGGCTAGTAGCACAGTAACTCGTATGCTTTCATCATTAGTTTGGGCTAGTAGCACAGTAACTCGTATGCTTTCATCATTAGTTTGGGCTAGTAGCACAGTAACTTGTATGCTTTCATCATTAGTTTGGGCTAGTAGCACAGTAACTCGTATGCTTTCATCATTAGTTTGGGCTAGTAGCACAGTAACTGGTATGCTTTCATCATTAGTTTGGGCTAGTAGCACATTAACTGGTATGCTTTCATCATTTGTTTGGGCTAGTAGCATGGGTAAAAAGGCACAGTTTCCTACAGAGAATCGTCTCCGTTGTCCATCATCAGTTTACATGTAGTCCCTGTGTGTCCCTAGCCTAACCCAGACAGCCAATGTGATTGACTTCTTTAGACTGCCAGTGTTTGTGACATACCGTTTTTCCGTTGAAGACCCAGGCCAGCTCGTCTGCTCCCAGCTCATTGTCAGCCCTGACGTTGGGTCGGGCCCAGCCCACTCTCATCTCTTCGGTCGTCACCGCCTCAAACTCAAAGTACCACTTCCCAGACGTGACCGCGTAGGACTTCTCAGCACGGAAGATACGTACCTTATCCCCACGCACGTCATCCAGGCCGAggccagctagagagagagagagagggagaggagggagagagagagagagagagagagggagggagagagagagagagggagggagagaggagagggagagagagagatattgagataTTTAAGTATGGAGACTTCgtttctcctcctgtccttctGAAGACAAAACACTATAGACTCACTGCTCTCCTGGTCTGGAGGCTCGATGTTGTATCCGTAGCCAATGAGAGTGCGTACAGCGTTGTTGACGCTGTCTCTGTTGGTCTTCTTGGTTCTCTCATCCAGCAGGTTATAAGGAACCAGACGAGGGTTACGCTTGTTCATGATGTCCTGGGCCACAGGAAGAAAACAATCACATGATTCACCATCatcatttatttttgtatttctttataGTGTTACTTATATCAACACCTGTATGGGGAGTTTTTTGTGGTATCAGCTATGGACATACTATTAGGCTTCGTGCTAATAACACAATATAGACTGAAGGAGAGGGTGATAATGGAGGTATTATAATGGAggtattattttattatattatattatattgaatTATATTATACTATTATGTTACATCACATTGTATTaatttattatattatattacattaaattatattattatattattatattaatggAGGAAAGCTTGCACACAGACCTGATCTGACCGAGACTACTGCAGATCTAACGTTGTTGATTCTAAGGGAGGATTGTATTACCTGCACGATGCTGTACGTCCAACCCTGGCGCACGCGGTCCCGTGCCCACACGTTGTGACCGTTCTCTGCCAGCTTCTCCACCAGCTGGTTTTGATTGGGCGTCAGCTTGACGTGGTTCAGATCCAGGGGGGCGGGCTTAAATCCATTGCTCATTatatagctgagagaggagagagggaagagcagggaggggatgagagagagaggagaggcagggaggcagggagaggagagggtgagatatTGATCTCTATTGGCTGTAGtgtaaaggaaggaaggaaggaaggaaggaacgaaggaaggaaggatggaaggaaggaaggaaggaaggaaggaaggaaggaaggaaggaaggaaggaaggaaggaagaaaggaaggaaggaaggaagggagggcgggagggagggtggaggaagggagggagagagggtgagagagagagggagagagagagggagagagggtgggtgggaagATGGGAGGAAGAGAAAATGGGAAGATGGGAGGACTTACGTCTTTGGCATTTTGATGATCTTCAGGTTCTCCTCTGCCTTCTCATCCCCCATGCCCACATGGCAGCCCAGGGCCAGCAGAGTCCTGGAGGAGCACAGAGATACACGCATTGACACATTAAGACCAACTGGTATTAAGCACACATTACAAGCTAACGGGTACCATTAAACACAGAGACGAACTGTGGACATTTAAACACACATTACAGACCAACTGGAGACctttacacacacattacagaccAACTGGGGACctttacacacacattacagaccAACTGGAGACctttacacacacattacagaccAACTGGGGACctttacacacacattacagaccAACTGGGGTTCTACACAGGAAAACACACATTACACACCAACTGGAGACctttacacacacattacagaccAACTGAGGACatttacacacacattacagaccAACTGAGGACatttacacacacattacagaccAACTGGAGACCTTTACACACACAGGGATACACACTTTACAGACATTACCTTTACATTATTCCTGGACTAAAAAAAACGTTCAATTGCCATTCTCTGGCTTTGGGAAACCAGCCAAGGGCTCAGCACGTGTATTATTGTCAGGGCGTAGCTGGAAGGGGTAGACAACTAAGGACAAGGACACTGTGTTTCCCCAGACATCTGCAGGTTGTAGTTCCTCccttatattatattacattattatgttattatattattatattgcatgattctattatattattatattacattattatattatattacattatattacagtattatattacattattatattacattgtattatattatattattatattattatattacattatattacagtattatattatattacattgtattatattatattattatattattatattacattatattacagtattatattatattacattgtattatattatattattatattattttattaccattatattattatattacattattatattacactattatattatattacaatattatattacaatattatattacattacattgtattatattatagtattatattacactattatattacattatagtattatattatattattatattattttattaccattatattattatattacatt harbors:
- the LOC139400991 gene encoding ryanodine receptor 1-like, encoding MRVSLCSSRTLLALGCHVGMGDEKAEENLKIIKMPKTYIMSNGFKPAPLDLNHVKLTPNQNQLVEKLAENGHNVWARDRVRQGWTYSIVQDIMNKRNPRLVPYNLLDERTKKTNRDSVNNAVRTLIGYGYNIEPPDQESTGLGLDDVRGDKVRIFRAEKSYAVTSGKWYFEFEAVTTEEMRVGWARPNVRADNELGADELAWVFNGKTAQRWHVGNDPFGRQWQSGDVVGCMIDLTEQNIMFTLNGEMLISDSGSDMAFKDIEIGEGFIPVCTLGLSQVGRINLGQNVSSLRYFAICGLQEGFEPFAINMKRDITMWFSKSLPQFAPVPTNHQHIEVSRVDGTVDSAPCLKLTHKTFGSQNANTDMLFLRLSMPVEFDEVFKITAGTTPLTRTLTIHEDEVLEVEPDSEFEVLKKSASKKEQEEKEKEPSVAKETPEIEKDAMSEKGKKRGLFARAKKAATINPPPTPPLVPRLQQDVVPDDRDDVEIIQNTTTYYYSVRIFAGQEPTGVWIGWVTPDYHMYDPNFDLSKVRNVTLTVGDDKGNIHDSMKHSNCYMVWGGDFGNSSQQARFSQEDTVVGCLVDLATGLMTFTANGKEINTFYQVEPNTKLFPAVFVQPSSQNMVQLELGKLKNIMPISAAMFRSERKNPVPQCPPRLDIQMLTPVIWSRMPNHFLDPEVGRVSERLGWMVECTEPLTMMALHIPEEN